In Oleiharenicola lentus, the following are encoded in one genomic region:
- a CDS encoding TrmH family RNA methyltransferase, with translation MKAPIAPKQKEINICGWQAVSTLFARHPTEVRRLFFDAPTGKRAGEMCRLLAQNRKVYRQVEPAELEKIAGTVHHGGIVAVIGERPLKKVTREVLAGWAKDRAPLLLLDRVSNANNVGAIVRTAAFFGVKAVIVADHPQQALPGEAAHRVAEGGMEFVEFYRVPALPEFCAELKRTHFLLGTSLSGNQLSPAQVKERGLPRPPAIILGNEEKGIAPALAAQCDRLLKIPGADTVESLNVSAAAAVLCWEFVGKR, from the coding sequence ATGAAAGCTCCCATCGCTCCCAAGCAAAAAGAAATCAACATCTGCGGCTGGCAGGCGGTCTCGACGTTGTTCGCGCGCCATCCGACGGAGGTGCGGCGGCTGTTTTTTGACGCCCCCACCGGGAAGCGCGCGGGTGAGATGTGCCGGCTGCTGGCGCAGAACCGGAAAGTTTACCGCCAAGTCGAGCCGGCGGAGTTGGAGAAGATCGCCGGCACCGTCCACCACGGCGGCATCGTGGCGGTGATCGGAGAGCGTCCGCTCAAGAAGGTCACGCGCGAGGTGCTGGCCGGCTGGGCGAAGGATCGGGCCCCGCTGCTGCTGCTCGACCGCGTGAGCAACGCCAACAACGTCGGCGCCATCGTGCGCACGGCGGCGTTCTTCGGGGTGAAGGCGGTCATCGTGGCCGACCATCCGCAGCAGGCGTTGCCCGGCGAGGCGGCCCATCGCGTGGCGGAGGGCGGCATGGAGTTTGTAGAGTTCTACCGCGTGCCGGCGCTGCCGGAGTTCTGCGCGGAGCTGAAGCGCACGCATTTCCTGCTCGGCACGAGCCTGAGCGGCAACCAGCTCTCGCCCGCGCAGGTGAAGGAGCGCGGGCTGCCGCGTCCGCCGGCGATCATCCTCGGCAACGAGGAAAAGGGCATCGCCCCCGCCTTGGCCGCGCAGTGTGACCGGTTGCTGAAGATCCCCGGAGCCGACACGGTCGAGTCGCTGAATGTGTCGGCGGCGGCGGCGGTGTTGTGCTGGGAGTTTGTGGGGAAGCGGTGA